The Bombus huntii isolate Logan2020A chromosome 11, iyBomHunt1.1, whole genome shotgun sequence genome includes a window with the following:
- the LOC126870886 gene encoding mitochondrial import inner membrane translocase subunit Tim22, whose translation MEKNMFNINSSKSSSQSLEISENRMGNDMNLDNIALYLIGTKERFRENIIIPRTVGPVQLKTDLQGVMDSCIGKSIVSSIIGYGIGAAMGLFTFSLFPSAASIEKQQTVREVFIEMKTTTLSHAKSFAVFGFACVAIGCAIESYTGKSNLKIEACAGGLAGGITGLRAGAKAGLLGAASGAAFLTVATYYMHKY comes from the exons atggagaaaaatatgtttaatatcAATTCATCCAAATCATCATCACAGTCATTAGAAATAAGTGAAAACAGAATGGGAAATGACATGAATTTGGATAACATAGCGCTTTATCTTATTGGTACTAAAGAAAGGTTtagagaaaatattataattccaAGAACTGTGGGACCTGTACAACTTAAAACTGATCTTCAAGGAGTAATGGACAGTTGCATCGGGAAAAGTATTGTTTCTTCTATTATag GGTATGGCATAGGAGCTGCAATGGGTTTATTCACATTTAGTTTATTTCCAAGTGCGGCAAGCATTGAAAAACAGCAAACTGTTCgtgaagtttttatagaaatgaaaactaCAACACTAAGTCATGCAAAAAGTTTTGCTGTATTTGGTTTTGCATGTGTGGCAATTGGATGTGCGATAGAATCG TATACAGGAAAATCTAATTTGAAGATTGAGGCATGTGCTGGTGGTTTAGCAGGTGGAATAACAGGTCTAAGAG CTGGTGCGAAAGCAGGTTTACTTGGAGCAGCAAGTGGTGCAGCATTTTTAACGGTGGCAACCTACTATATgcataaatattaa
- the LOC126870875 gene encoding cell division cycle 7-related protein kinase-like isoform X4, whose translation MEEKTQMEEDNDDENNVAVKNTIPLIKDLFHVHGKVGEGTFSSVYLATLKLSDGSKKFALKHLVPTRHPEKIERELQCMQQIGGKDYVVGLELCLRNFETVIFVMPYMRHDKFSEYVQDMTVQETKDYMIALLTALRRVHKFNIIHRDVKPSNFLYDRCNKRYLLVDFGLAQEYIAEKKSNNLKLLNSETQVVKRKRTDENSLNLSLDRRRKGTEEKCYCFGKAKVCSLCISRPEQTAPRAGTPGFRAPEVLLKHPSQTPAIDIWASGVMMLCILSGTQPFFLSPDDCTALAEITTIFGSNKMQQCARKLGKKVIFSEDIPGVDIVSLCQKLQKRNKGLLNNKDHNTCEKVSLDTQFPKEAYHLLLRLLDLDYKTRLTADQALNHPFFKL comes from the exons ATGGAAGAAAAAACTCAAATGGAAGAAGATAATGATGATG aaaataatgttgctgttaaaaatacaattccactaataaaagatttatttcatGTACATGGAAAAGTTGGAGAAGGAACTTTCAGTTCTGTGTACTTAGCTACTTTAAAACTATCTGATGGCTCTAAAAAATTTGCATTGAAACATTTAGTTCCTACTAGACATCCTGAAAAAATTGAACGAGAATTACAATGTATGCAACAGATAGG agGAAAAGATTATGTAGTTGGATTAGAATTATGTTTACGAAATTTTGAAACAGTAATATTTGTAATGCCATATATGAGGCATGATAAATTTTCG gAATATGTACAAGATATGACTGTACAGGAAACAAAAGATTATATGATTGCATTATTAACTGCATTAAGAAGGgttcataaatttaatattatacatagaGATGTCAAACCcagtaattttttatatgataGATGCAACAAAAG ATACTTGTTAGTTGATTTTGGATTAGCACAAGAATATATAGCAGAGAAAAAATCTAACAATCTTAAATTACTTAATTCTGAAACACAAGTTGTTAAAAGGAAAAGAACGGATGAA aACAGTTTAAATCTTTCTCTCGATAGAAGAAGGAAAGGTACAGAAGAGAAGTGTTACTGCTTTGGTAAAGCAAAAGTTTGTTCATTATGTATATCAAGACCAGAACAGACAGCCCCAAGAGCTGGTACACCAGGTTTCCGTGCTCCGGAAGTTTTACTAAAGCATCCTTCACAAACACCAGCAATTGATATTTGGGCAAGTGGAGTAATGATGCTCTGTATTCTTAGTGGTACTCAACCATTTTTTCTTTCACCAGATGATTGTACAGCTTTAGCAGAAATAACAACTATATTTGGATCAAATAAAATGCAACAGTGTGCACGCAAATTAG GAAAAAAAGTTATCTTTAGTGAAGATATACCAGGGGTTGATATTGTATCTTTATGTCagaaattacaaaaaagaaataaaggtttattaaataataaagatcATAACACATGTGAAAAG gTATCATTGGACACTCAGTTTCCAAAAGAAGCTTATCATCTTTTACTAAGGTTATTGGATTTAGATTATAAAACACGTCTTACTGCAGATCAAGCTTTAAATCatccattttttaaattatag
- the LOC126870875 gene encoding cell division cycle 7-related protein kinase-like isoform X1, whose protein sequence is MEEKTQMEEDNDDENNVAVKNTIPLIKDLFHVHGKVGEGTFSSVYLATLKLSDGSKKFALKHLVPTRHPEKIERELQCMQQIGGKDYVVGLELCLRNFETVIFVMPYMRHDKFSEYVQDMTVQETKDYMIALLTALRRVHKFNIIHRDVKPSNFLYDRCNKRYLLVDFGLAQEYIAEKKSNNLKLLNSETQVVKRKRTDEVMYQLFTIVEEFSLKNVCCYSLIFLQNSLNLSLDRRRKGTEEKCYCFGKAKVCSLCISRPEQTAPRAGTPGFRAPEVLLKHPSQTPAIDIWASGVMMLCILSGTQPFFLSPDDCTALAEITTIFGSNKMQQCARKLGLKKIIFLNTIYIVVFYFLWFVLIYHFAYFIYFKPFFDNSGKKVIFSEDIPGVDIVSLCQKLQKRNKGLLNNKDHNTCEKVSLDTQFPKEAYHLLLRLLDLDYKTRLTADQALNHPFFKL, encoded by the exons ATGGAAGAAAAAACTCAAATGGAAGAAGATAATGATGATG aaaataatgttgctgttaaaaatacaattccactaataaaagatttatttcatGTACATGGAAAAGTTGGAGAAGGAACTTTCAGTTCTGTGTACTTAGCTACTTTAAAACTATCTGATGGCTCTAAAAAATTTGCATTGAAACATTTAGTTCCTACTAGACATCCTGAAAAAATTGAACGAGAATTACAATGTATGCAACAGATAGG agGAAAAGATTATGTAGTTGGATTAGAATTATGTTTACGAAATTTTGAAACAGTAATATTTGTAATGCCATATATGAGGCATGATAAATTTTCG gAATATGTACAAGATATGACTGTACAGGAAACAAAAGATTATATGATTGCATTATTAACTGCATTAAGAAGGgttcataaatttaatattatacatagaGATGTCAAACCcagtaattttttatatgataGATGCAACAAAAG ATACTTGTTAGTTGATTTTGGATTAGCACAAGAATATATAGCAGAGAAAAAATCTAACAATCTTAAATTACTTAATTCTGAAACACAAGTTGTTAAAAGGAAAAGAACGGATGAAGTAATGTATCAATTATTTACAATTGTAgaagaattttctttaaaaaacgTATGTTGTTACTctctaatatttttacagaACAGTTTAAATCTTTCTCTCGATAGAAGAAGGAAAGGTACAGAAGAGAAGTGTTACTGCTTTGGTAAAGCAAAAGTTTGTTCATTATGTATATCAAGACCAGAACAGACAGCCCCAAGAGCTGGTACACCAGGTTTCCGTGCTCCGGAAGTTTTACTAAAGCATCCTTCACAAACACCAGCAATTGATATTTGGGCAAGTGGAGTAATGATGCTCTGTATTCTTAGTGGTACTCAACCATTTTTTCTTTCACCAGATGATTGTACAGCTTTAGCAGAAATAACAACTATATTTGGATCAAATAAAATGCAACAGTGTGCACGCAAATTAGGTTtgaaaaaaatcatttttttaaatacaatttatattgTAGTCTTTTACTTTCTTTGGTTTGttctaatttatcattttgcttactttatatattttaaaccTTTCTTTGACAATTCAGGAAAAAAAGTTATCTTTAGTGAAGATATACCAGGGGTTGATATTGTATCTTTATGTCagaaattacaaaaaagaaataaaggtttattaaataataaagatcATAACACATGTGAAAAG gTATCATTGGACACTCAGTTTCCAAAAGAAGCTTATCATCTTTTACTAAGGTTATTGGATTTAGATTATAAAACACGTCTTACTGCAGATCAAGCTTTAAATCatccattttttaaattatag
- the LOC126870875 gene encoding cell division cycle 7-related protein kinase-like isoform X5, protein MEEKTQMEEDNDDENNVAVKNTIPLIKDLFHVHGKVGEGTFSSVYLATLKLSDGSKKFALKHLVPTRHPEKIERELQCMQQIGGKDYVVGLELCLRNFETVIFVMPYMRHDKFSEYVQDMTVQETKDYMIALLTALRRVHKFNIIHRDVKPSNFLYDRCNKRYLLVDFGLAQEYIAEKKSNNLKLLNSETQVVKRKRTDEVMYQLFTIVEEFSLKNVCCYSLIFLQNSLNLSLDRRRKGTEEKCYCFGKAKVCSLCISRPEQTAPRAGTPGFRAPEVLLKHPSQTPAIDIWASGVMMLCILSGTQPFFLSPDDCTALAEITTIFGSNKMQQCARKLGIIGHSVSKRSLSSFTKVIGFRL, encoded by the exons ATGGAAGAAAAAACTCAAATGGAAGAAGATAATGATGATG aaaataatgttgctgttaaaaatacaattccactaataaaagatttatttcatGTACATGGAAAAGTTGGAGAAGGAACTTTCAGTTCTGTGTACTTAGCTACTTTAAAACTATCTGATGGCTCTAAAAAATTTGCATTGAAACATTTAGTTCCTACTAGACATCCTGAAAAAATTGAACGAGAATTACAATGTATGCAACAGATAGG agGAAAAGATTATGTAGTTGGATTAGAATTATGTTTACGAAATTTTGAAACAGTAATATTTGTAATGCCATATATGAGGCATGATAAATTTTCG gAATATGTACAAGATATGACTGTACAGGAAACAAAAGATTATATGATTGCATTATTAACTGCATTAAGAAGGgttcataaatttaatattatacatagaGATGTCAAACCcagtaattttttatatgataGATGCAACAAAAG ATACTTGTTAGTTGATTTTGGATTAGCACAAGAATATATAGCAGAGAAAAAATCTAACAATCTTAAATTACTTAATTCTGAAACACAAGTTGTTAAAAGGAAAAGAACGGATGAAGTAATGTATCAATTATTTACAATTGTAgaagaattttctttaaaaaacgTATGTTGTTACTctctaatatttttacagaACAGTTTAAATCTTTCTCTCGATAGAAGAAGGAAAGGTACAGAAGAGAAGTGTTACTGCTTTGGTAAAGCAAAAGTTTGTTCATTATGTATATCAAGACCAGAACAGACAGCCCCAAGAGCTGGTACACCAGGTTTCCGTGCTCCGGAAGTTTTACTAAAGCATCCTTCACAAACACCAGCAATTGATATTTGGGCAAGTGGAGTAATGATGCTCTGTATTCTTAGTGGTACTCAACCATTTTTTCTTTCACCAGATGATTGTACAGCTTTAGCAGAAATAACAACTATATTTGGATCAAATAAAATGCAACAGTGTGCACGCAAATTAG gTATCATTGGACACTCAGTTTCCAAAAGAAGCTTATCATCTTTTACTAAGGTTATTGGATTTAGATTATAA
- the LOC126870875 gene encoding cell division cycle 7-related protein kinase-like isoform X3, whose product MEEKTQMEEDNDDENNVAVKNTIPLIKDLFHVHGKVGEGTFSSVYLATLKLSDGSKKFALKHLVPTRHPEKIERELQCMQQIGGKDYVVGLELCLRNFETVIFVMPYMRHDKFSEYVQDMTVQETKDYMIALLTALRRVHKFNIIHRDVKPSNFLYDRCNKRYLLVDFGLAQEYIAEKKSNNLKLLNSETQVVKRKRTDEVMYQLFTIVEEFSLKNVCCYSLIFLQNSLNLSLDRRRKGTEEKCYCFGKAKVCSLCISRPEQTAPRAGTPGFRAPEVLLKHPSQTPAIDIWASGVMMLCILSGTQPFFLSPDDCTALAEITTIFGSNKMQQCARKLGKKVIFSEDIPGVDIVSLCQKLQKRNKGLLNNKDHNTCEKVSLDTQFPKEAYHLLLRLLDLDYKTRLTADQALNHPFFKL is encoded by the exons ATGGAAGAAAAAACTCAAATGGAAGAAGATAATGATGATG aaaataatgttgctgttaaaaatacaattccactaataaaagatttatttcatGTACATGGAAAAGTTGGAGAAGGAACTTTCAGTTCTGTGTACTTAGCTACTTTAAAACTATCTGATGGCTCTAAAAAATTTGCATTGAAACATTTAGTTCCTACTAGACATCCTGAAAAAATTGAACGAGAATTACAATGTATGCAACAGATAGG agGAAAAGATTATGTAGTTGGATTAGAATTATGTTTACGAAATTTTGAAACAGTAATATTTGTAATGCCATATATGAGGCATGATAAATTTTCG gAATATGTACAAGATATGACTGTACAGGAAACAAAAGATTATATGATTGCATTATTAACTGCATTAAGAAGGgttcataaatttaatattatacatagaGATGTCAAACCcagtaattttttatatgataGATGCAACAAAAG ATACTTGTTAGTTGATTTTGGATTAGCACAAGAATATATAGCAGAGAAAAAATCTAACAATCTTAAATTACTTAATTCTGAAACACAAGTTGTTAAAAGGAAAAGAACGGATGAAGTAATGTATCAATTATTTACAATTGTAgaagaattttctttaaaaaacgTATGTTGTTACTctctaatatttttacagaACAGTTTAAATCTTTCTCTCGATAGAAGAAGGAAAGGTACAGAAGAGAAGTGTTACTGCTTTGGTAAAGCAAAAGTTTGTTCATTATGTATATCAAGACCAGAACAGACAGCCCCAAGAGCTGGTACACCAGGTTTCCGTGCTCCGGAAGTTTTACTAAAGCATCCTTCACAAACACCAGCAATTGATATTTGGGCAAGTGGAGTAATGATGCTCTGTATTCTTAGTGGTACTCAACCATTTTTTCTTTCACCAGATGATTGTACAGCTTTAGCAGAAATAACAACTATATTTGGATCAAATAAAATGCAACAGTGTGCACGCAAATTAG GAAAAAAAGTTATCTTTAGTGAAGATATACCAGGGGTTGATATTGTATCTTTATGTCagaaattacaaaaaagaaataaaggtttattaaataataaagatcATAACACATGTGAAAAG gTATCATTGGACACTCAGTTTCCAAAAGAAGCTTATCATCTTTTACTAAGGTTATTGGATTTAGATTATAAAACACGTCTTACTGCAGATCAAGCTTTAAATCatccattttttaaattatag
- the LOC126870875 gene encoding cell division cycle 7-related protein kinase-like isoform X2 codes for MEEKTQMEEDNDDENNVAVKNTIPLIKDLFHVHGKVGEGTFSSVYLATLKLSDGSKKFALKHLVPTRHPEKIERELQCMQQIGGKDYVVGLELCLRNFETVIFVMPYMRHDKFSEYVQDMTVQETKDYMIALLTALRRVHKFNIIHRDVKPSNFLYDRCNKRYLLVDFGLAQEYIAEKKSNNLKLLNSETQVVKRKRTDENSLNLSLDRRRKGTEEKCYCFGKAKVCSLCISRPEQTAPRAGTPGFRAPEVLLKHPSQTPAIDIWASGVMMLCILSGTQPFFLSPDDCTALAEITTIFGSNKMQQCARKLGLKKIIFLNTIYIVVFYFLWFVLIYHFAYFIYFKPFFDNSGKKVIFSEDIPGVDIVSLCQKLQKRNKGLLNNKDHNTCEKVSLDTQFPKEAYHLLLRLLDLDYKTRLTADQALNHPFFKL; via the exons ATGGAAGAAAAAACTCAAATGGAAGAAGATAATGATGATG aaaataatgttgctgttaaaaatacaattccactaataaaagatttatttcatGTACATGGAAAAGTTGGAGAAGGAACTTTCAGTTCTGTGTACTTAGCTACTTTAAAACTATCTGATGGCTCTAAAAAATTTGCATTGAAACATTTAGTTCCTACTAGACATCCTGAAAAAATTGAACGAGAATTACAATGTATGCAACAGATAGG agGAAAAGATTATGTAGTTGGATTAGAATTATGTTTACGAAATTTTGAAACAGTAATATTTGTAATGCCATATATGAGGCATGATAAATTTTCG gAATATGTACAAGATATGACTGTACAGGAAACAAAAGATTATATGATTGCATTATTAACTGCATTAAGAAGGgttcataaatttaatattatacatagaGATGTCAAACCcagtaattttttatatgataGATGCAACAAAAG ATACTTGTTAGTTGATTTTGGATTAGCACAAGAATATATAGCAGAGAAAAAATCTAACAATCTTAAATTACTTAATTCTGAAACACAAGTTGTTAAAAGGAAAAGAACGGATGAA aACAGTTTAAATCTTTCTCTCGATAGAAGAAGGAAAGGTACAGAAGAGAAGTGTTACTGCTTTGGTAAAGCAAAAGTTTGTTCATTATGTATATCAAGACCAGAACAGACAGCCCCAAGAGCTGGTACACCAGGTTTCCGTGCTCCGGAAGTTTTACTAAAGCATCCTTCACAAACACCAGCAATTGATATTTGGGCAAGTGGAGTAATGATGCTCTGTATTCTTAGTGGTACTCAACCATTTTTTCTTTCACCAGATGATTGTACAGCTTTAGCAGAAATAACAACTATATTTGGATCAAATAAAATGCAACAGTGTGCACGCAAATTAGGTTtgaaaaaaatcatttttttaaatacaatttatattgTAGTCTTTTACTTTCTTTGGTTTGttctaatttatcattttgcttactttatatattttaaaccTTTCTTTGACAATTCAGGAAAAAAAGTTATCTTTAGTGAAGATATACCAGGGGTTGATATTGTATCTTTATGTCagaaattacaaaaaagaaataaaggtttattaaataataaagatcATAACACATGTGAAAAG gTATCATTGGACACTCAGTTTCCAAAAGAAGCTTATCATCTTTTACTAAGGTTATTGGATTTAGATTATAAAACACGTCTTACTGCAGATCAAGCTTTAAATCatccattttttaaattatag
- the LOC126870875 gene encoding cell division cycle 7-related protein kinase-like isoform X6, whose protein sequence is MPYMRHDKFSEYVQDMTVQETKDYMIALLTALRRVHKFNIIHRDVKPSNFLYDRCNKRYLLVDFGLAQEYIAEKKSNNLKLLNSETQVVKRKRTDEVMYQLFTIVEEFSLKNVCCYSLIFLQNSLNLSLDRRRKGTEEKCYCFGKAKVCSLCISRPEQTAPRAGTPGFRAPEVLLKHPSQTPAIDIWASGVMMLCILSGTQPFFLSPDDCTALAEITTIFGSNKMQQCARKLGLKKIIFLNTIYIVVFYFLWFVLIYHFAYFIYFKPFFDNSGKKVIFSEDIPGVDIVSLCQKLQKRNKGLLNNKDHNTCEKVSLDTQFPKEAYHLLLRLLDLDYKTRLTADQALNHPFFKL, encoded by the exons ATGCCATATATGAGGCATGATAAATTTTCG gAATATGTACAAGATATGACTGTACAGGAAACAAAAGATTATATGATTGCATTATTAACTGCATTAAGAAGGgttcataaatttaatattatacatagaGATGTCAAACCcagtaattttttatatgataGATGCAACAAAAG ATACTTGTTAGTTGATTTTGGATTAGCACAAGAATATATAGCAGAGAAAAAATCTAACAATCTTAAATTACTTAATTCTGAAACACAAGTTGTTAAAAGGAAAAGAACGGATGAAGTAATGTATCAATTATTTACAATTGTAgaagaattttctttaaaaaacgTATGTTGTTACTctctaatatttttacagaACAGTTTAAATCTTTCTCTCGATAGAAGAAGGAAAGGTACAGAAGAGAAGTGTTACTGCTTTGGTAAAGCAAAAGTTTGTTCATTATGTATATCAAGACCAGAACAGACAGCCCCAAGAGCTGGTACACCAGGTTTCCGTGCTCCGGAAGTTTTACTAAAGCATCCTTCACAAACACCAGCAATTGATATTTGGGCAAGTGGAGTAATGATGCTCTGTATTCTTAGTGGTACTCAACCATTTTTTCTTTCACCAGATGATTGTACAGCTTTAGCAGAAATAACAACTATATTTGGATCAAATAAAATGCAACAGTGTGCACGCAAATTAGGTTtgaaaaaaatcatttttttaaatacaatttatattgTAGTCTTTTACTTTCTTTGGTTTGttctaatttatcattttgcttactttatatattttaaaccTTTCTTTGACAATTCAGGAAAAAAAGTTATCTTTAGTGAAGATATACCAGGGGTTGATATTGTATCTTTATGTCagaaattacaaaaaagaaataaaggtttattaaataataaagatcATAACACATGTGAAAAG gTATCATTGGACACTCAGTTTCCAAAAGAAGCTTATCATCTTTTACTAAGGTTATTGGATTTAGATTATAAAACACGTCTTACTGCAGATCAAGCTTTAAATCatccattttttaaattatag
- the LOC126870864 gene encoding protein unc-45 homolog B, with protein sequence MTKTTNLTAHEWKEEGNVEFNKGNWSEALSCYTNALKLTNEDNSEKAIYYKNRAATYLKQEEYNKAIEDCDEALKISPNDPKALFRRCQALEALERYEEAYRDARYIISADPGNKAIQPIAAKLHEIVQERYRQNSRVSVKVSQMIDIAFEIKGDSEKRETAMNNLLVLARERAGAEIMFNDGVISKIIKMLKLEKSEEIITIGVRIIAELCKDNINRTETIIKQIGIPWCLEMINSIIAERVNAAQYCLQTILNTYSGMTNKPDSKPNKELCDKYNKEIDTILSCLLYSVTSRTISGLARDAIIELIMRNIHYTTLNWAERLVELHGLKRLMEVASELEEYKYESSMHITSSTRTITSVCLARIYENMYYDAAKEKFRNAIDEYIKDKLLTPDIESKVRVVVAITTLLLGPLDVGNTIIAKGGILEMILVMAGTEDLLQQKVACECIIAAASKKDKATTIINQGVNILKKLYQSKDDSIRVRALVGLCKLGSSGGTDATIRPFADGATKKLAEACRRFLINPKKQKDMRKWAVEGLSYLTFDAEVKEKLIEDVQAVQAMIELAKTGDQSVIYGVVTTLVNLCNAYDKQELIPEMIELAKFAKHHIPEEHELDDIDFVNKRVIALANAGVTYALVALSKTESQNSKELIARVFNAICSQPDVRGIVVQQGGGKALLPLALDGTDKGKKQASQALARLGITINPEVAFPGQRIMEVVRPFLNLLNPECSALENFEALMALCNLAGVNDSIRKRILKEGGFQKVEAYMYEDHEMLKRASTQVINNLMMCEDTIKYYEQENDRVKYLVILCEDEDVDTSMAAAGALAMLTSVSIKSCIKIFDSKDWLESLHYLLANPNSDLQHRGIIIVLNMMKSTKDVASRMIETDVMEILMALTKSDTVENKKIKELAAKALEAAAEWKLIRKSENEEQVPQNTNNLENIE encoded by the exons ATGACAAAAACAACAAATTTGACTGCACATGAATGGAAGGAGGAGGGCAATGTGGAATTCAATAAAGGAAATTGGTCAGAAGCTTTAAGTTGTTATACAAATGCATTGAAACTTACAAATGAAGATAATTCAGAGAAAGCTATATATTATAAGAATCGTGCTGCTACATATTTAAAACAAGAAGAATATAATAAAGCAATTGAAGATTGTGATGAAGCTCTTAAAATATCTCCAAATGATCCAAAAGCATTGTTTCGTCGATGTCAAGCATTAGAAGCATTGGAAAGATACGAAGAAGCATATCGTGATGCAAGATACATTATTTCTGCAGATCCTGGCAATAAAGCAATTCAACCTATTGCTGCAAAGTTACATGAAATTGTCCAAGAAAGATATAGACAAAATTCTCGTGTTAGTGTAAAG GTATCACAAATGATAGATATAGCTTTCGAAATAAAAGGAGATAGTGAAAAACGAGAAACAGCAATGAACAATTTACTTGTTCTTGCTCGGGAAAGAGCAGGAGCAGAAATAATGTTTAATGATGGAGTAATctctaaaataataaagatgCTTAAACTTGAGAAAAGTGaggaaataataacaattggTGTTCGAATTATTGCAGAATTATGTAAAGATAACATTAATAGAACTGAAACTATTATAAAGCAAATTGGTATACCTTGGTGTTTAGAGATGATCAACAGTATAATTGCAGAAAGAGTAAATGCTGCTCAATATTGCTTACAG ACAATACTAAACACATATAGTGGAATGACTAACAAACCAGATTCAAAACCAAACAAAGAATTGTGTGATAAATACAACAAGGAGATAGATACTATTTTATCTTGTTTACTGTACAGTGTAACAAGCAGAACAATTTCTGGACTAGCTAGAGATGCAATTATAGAACTTATTATGCGTAACATCCACTATACTACATTAAATTGGGCAGAACGATTAGTTGAACTTCATGGTTTAAAACGTTTAATGGAAGTAGCTAGTGAGCttgaagaatataaatatgaatcCTCAATGCACATTACATCATCTACTAGAACTATAACAAGTGTGTGCTTGGCaagaatttatgaaaatatgtattatgATGCAGCAAAggaaaaatttagaaatgctattgatgaatatataaaagataaaCTACTAACACCAGATATAGAATCTAag GTTCGTGTTGTAGTTGCAATAACAACTTTATTGCTTGGTCCACTAGATGTTGGAAATACAATAATTGCTAAGGGAGGTATTTTAGAAATGATACTTGTTATGGCAGGAACAGAAGATCTATTACAACAAAAAGTTGCTTGCGAATGTATTATTGCCGCTGCATCCAAAAAAGACAAAGCTACCACAATTATCAATCAAGGCGTGAATATATTAAAGAAGTTGTACCAATCTAAAGATGATTCTATTAGAGTACGTGCTTTAGTAGGATTGTGTAAATTAGGTAGTTCAGGTGGTACAGATGCTACAATAAGACCATTTGCTGATGGAGCAACGAAAAAATTGGCTGAAGCTTGTAGAaggtttttaattaatcctaaaaaacaaaaagatatGAGAAAATGGGCAGTGGAAGGATTATCATATCTTACTTTTGATGCTGAagtcaaagaaaaattaattgaagATGTGCAAGCAGTTCAAGCAATGATAGAACTGGCCAAAACTGGAGATCAGTCTGTAATTTATGGCGTCGTTACTACATTAGTGAATTTATGTAATGCATATGATAAACAAGAACTTATACCAGAAATGATTGAATTAGCGAAATTTGCAAAACATCATATACCAGAAGAACATGAGTTAGATGATATagattttgtaaataaaagagTAATTGCATTAGCTAACGCCGGTGTAACATATGCATTAGTCGCACTTTCTAAAACAGAAAGCCAAAATAGCAAAGAACTAATAGCACGTGTATTTAATGCAATTTGTAGTCAACCGGATGTACGAGGAATTGTTGTTCAACAAGGTGGAGGAAAAGCACTTTTACCATTAGCTCTAGATGGCAcagataaaggaaaaaaacaaGCATCACAAGCTCTCGCGCGATTAGGAATTACAATAAATCCAGAAGTTGCATTTCCTGGACAAAGAATAATGGAGGTAGTTCGAccatttttaaatcttttaaatCCAGAATGCTCTGCACTTGAAAACTTTGAAGCTTTAATGGCCTTATGCAACTTAGCTGGTGTTAATGATAGTATTCGAAAACGAATTTTAAAAGAAGGAGGCTTCCAAAAAGTTGAAGCTTATATGTATGAAGATCATGAAATGTTAAAACGTGCATCCACGCaggttataaataatttaatgatGTGTGAAGACACTATTAAGTATTATGAACAAGAAAACGATAGAGTTAAATATCTAGTCATTCTTTGTGAAGATGAAGATGTAGATACAAGCATGGCGGCAGCAGGGGCCTTAGCAATGTTAACATCAGTTAGCATAAAGTCttgcataaaaatatttgattcaAAGGATTGGTTAGAATCACTACATTATTTACTTGCTAATCCAAATTCTGATTTACAACATAGGGGGATTATAATAGTTTTAAATATGATGAAAAGTACAAAAGATGTAGCAAGTAGAATGATTGAAACTGATGTAATGGAAATTTTAATGGCTTTGACAAAGAGTGACACAGtggaaaacaaaaaaattaaagaattagcagctaaagcattagaagctGCCGCAGAATGGAAACTTATTAGGAAGAGTGAAAATGAAGAACAAGTACCgcaaaatacaaataatttggaaaatattgaataa